In a genomic window of Urocitellus parryii isolate mUroPar1 chromosome 2, mUroPar1.hap1, whole genome shotgun sequence:
- the Oxgr1 gene encoding 2-oxoglutarate receptor 1 codes for MNEPLDGLDGLANASDFPDYAAAFGNCTDEKISLKMHYLPVIYGIIFLVGFPGNAVAISTYIFKMRPWRSSTIIMLNLACTDLLYLTSLPFLIHYYASGENWIFGEFMCKFIRFGFHFNLYSSILLLTCFSIFRYIVIIHPMSCFSIHKTRWTVVACAVVWIISLVAVMPMTFLITSTNMTNRSTCLDLTSSEDLTTIKWYNLILTATTFCLPLVIVTLCYTTIINTLTHGPQTQSCLKQKARRLTILLLLVFYICFLPFHVLRVIRIESRLLSISCSIENQIHEAYIVSRPLAALNTFGNLLLYVVVSNNFQQAICSIVRCKESGDLEQAKKVSCSNNP; via the coding sequence ATGAATGAGCCACTGGATGGTTTGGATGGTTTAGCAAACGCTTCTGATTTCCCCGATTATGCAGCTGCTTTTGGAAATTGCACTGATGAAAAAATCTCCCTCAAGATGCACTACCTCCCTGTTATCTATGGCATCATCTTTCTCGTGGGCTTCCCGGGGAACGCAGTAGCCATCTCCACTTACATTTTCAAGATGCGGCCCTGGAGAAGCAGCACCATCATCATGCTGAACCTGGCCTGCACCGACCTGCTATACCTAACCAGCCTCCCTTTCCTCATCCACTACTACGCCAGCGGGGAAAACTGGATCTTTGGGGAGTTCATGTGCAAGTTCATCCGCTTCGGCTTCCATTTCAACCTGTACAGCAGCATCCTCTTGCTCACCTGTTTCAGCATCTTCCGCTACATCGTGATCATCCACCCAATGAGCTGCTTTTCCATCCACAAGACTCGGTGGACGGTGGTAGCCTGTGCGGTGGTGTGGATCATTTCGCTGGTGGCGGTCATGCCCATGACCTTCCTGATTACATCAACTAACATGACCAATCGATCCACCTGTCTTGACCTCACCAGTTCAGAAGACCTCACCACTATCAAATGGTACAATCTCATTTTGACTGCCACCaccttctgcctccccttggtGATCGTGACACTTTGCTACACGACAATTATCAACACCCTAACTCACGGACCTCAGACTCAGAGCTGCCTCAAACAGAAAGCTCGCAGGCTGACCATACTGCTCCTGCtcgtattttatatatgttttttaccATTCCATGTCTTGAGGGTCATTCGGATTGAATCTCGCCTGCTTTCCATCAGCTGCTCCATCGAGAATCAGATCCATGAAGCTTACATTGTTTCTAGACCCTTGGCTGCTCTGAACACATTTGGTAACCTGTTACTCTACGTGGTGGTCAGCAACAACTTCCAGCAGGCCATCTGCTCAATAGTGAGGTGCAAAGAAAGTGGGGACCTTGAGCAAGCAAAGAAAGTCAGTTGTTCAAATAACCCTTGA